The following are from one region of the Methylophilus sp. DW102 genome:
- a CDS encoding 16S rRNA (uracil(1498)-N(3))-methyltransferase, which yields MSNLRFHSPAALTVGQSVPLSDNAMAHAVRVMRLKVGDTLILFCGDGFDYLCALTQVEKKSATVEVLSRTQVSNESPLNIRLLQGISSGDRMDYTIQKAVELGVHEIFPLSTERCVTKLSGDRAEKRVEHWQGVAIAACEQSGRAIIPLVHAPLTLAQWLSQHATADSLNLLLNPVGAQRLASLNPRKNAIHLLIGPEGGLSAAEIALASQHHFQSIVLGPRILRTETAALTAMSVMQSLWGDF from the coding sequence ATGAGTAATTTACGATTTCATAGCCCGGCTGCATTGACTGTGGGCCAATCAGTCCCACTCAGTGATAACGCCATGGCGCATGCAGTCAGAGTCATGCGGCTCAAAGTAGGCGACACGTTGATTTTGTTTTGTGGGGATGGTTTTGACTATCTCTGCGCGCTGACGCAGGTCGAGAAAAAATCCGCTACCGTTGAAGTCCTCAGCCGCACACAGGTCAGCAATGAATCGCCACTGAATATCCGCCTGCTACAAGGGATCTCCAGCGGCGACCGCATGGATTACACCATCCAGAAAGCGGTGGAACTGGGTGTGCACGAAATCTTCCCGTTAAGTACCGAGCGCTGCGTGACCAAACTCAGTGGCGACCGCGCCGAAAAGCGCGTCGAACACTGGCAAGGCGTGGCAATCGCCGCCTGCGAGCAAAGTGGCCGCGCCATAATTCCTTTAGTACACGCGCCTCTCACGCTTGCACAATGGCTGAGCCAGCACGCTACCGCTGACAGCCTTAACCTGTTATTGAATCCTGTCGGTGCACAAAGGCTGGCATCACTAAACCCGCGAAAAAATGCCATTCATTTATTAATTGGCCCGGAAGGCGGCTTGAGCGCGGCAGAAATTGCACTCGCCTCGCAACATCACTTCCAGTCTATCGTGCTTGGCCCACGGATTTTACGTACTGAAACCGCAGCATTGACTGCCATGAGCGTGATGCAGTCACTGTGGGGAGACTTTTAA
- a CDS encoding thioredoxin family protein yields MASISPPVCDFGWKAPAFNLPNVDAKLVNLETSMGPNGLLVMFICNHCPYVKAILPRLIADVKELQTLGVNTVAIMSNDPSDYPEDSPENMRKIATEMAFPFPYLFDETQQIAKLYDAVCTPDFFGFNKDFALQYRGRFDESRKETAPESTRELFKAMKQVAETGQGPKEQIASIGCSIKWKE; encoded by the coding sequence ATGGCAAGTATTAGCCCCCCCGTATGTGATTTTGGCTGGAAAGCACCGGCATTCAATTTGCCTAATGTAGATGCCAAGCTCGTCAATCTTGAAACCAGCATGGGGCCAAATGGTCTGCTGGTGATGTTTATCTGTAACCATTGCCCTTACGTGAAAGCCATCTTGCCTCGCCTGATCGCTGACGTAAAAGAACTACAGACGCTGGGCGTGAATACGGTGGCAATTATGTCTAATGACCCTTCCGATTATCCGGAAGACAGCCCTGAGAACATGCGCAAAATTGCCACCGAGATGGCGTTTCCGTTTCCTTATCTGTTTGATGAAACTCAGCAAATTGCCAAACTTTATGATGCTGTGTGTACGCCAGACTTTTTTGGCTTTAATAAAGATTTTGCGTTGCAATACCGGGGTCGGTTTGACGAGAGCCGCAAGGAAACTGCTCCTGAGAGTACCCGTGAATTGTTCAAAGCCATGAAACAGGTGGCCGAAACTGGGCAGGGTCCAAAAGAGCAAATCGCCAGTATTGGTTGTTCTATCAAGTGGAAAGAATGA
- the argB gene encoding acetylglutamate kinase: MMQHATASQKAKTLSEALPYIKRFFDKTIVIKYGGNAMTDDRLKECFAQDVVLLKLVGMNPVVVHGGGPQINEMLDKLGKKGEFIQGMRVTDEETMDVVEMVLGGQVNKEIVNLINRHGGKAVGLTGQDGNFIHAHKLLMEDLKDPSKMIDVGQVGEISGIDPSIITFLDSGDFIPVVAPIGVGKDGETYNINADVVAGKLAEILNAEKLILLTNTPGVLDKNGQLLTGLTPKQIDDLVEDGTLSGGMLPKIGSALDAARSGVKSVHIIDGRVEHALLLEVLTDEGVGTLIKAK; the protein is encoded by the coding sequence ATGATGCAACATGCCACTGCCTCGCAAAAGGCAAAAACCCTGTCCGAAGCGCTGCCCTACATCAAACGCTTTTTTGATAAAACCATCGTGATCAAATATGGCGGCAACGCCATGACGGACGATCGCCTCAAAGAGTGTTTTGCGCAGGATGTGGTGCTGTTAAAACTGGTGGGCATGAACCCGGTGGTGGTACATGGCGGCGGCCCGCAAATCAATGAAATGCTGGACAAGCTGGGCAAAAAAGGCGAATTCATTCAGGGCATGCGCGTCACCGACGAAGAAACCATGGACGTGGTAGAAATGGTGTTGGGGGGGCAGGTGAACAAGGAAATCGTTAACCTGATTAACCGTCACGGCGGTAAAGCGGTGGGGTTAACTGGGCAGGATGGTAACTTTATCCATGCGCACAAACTGCTGATGGAAGACCTCAAAGACCCGAGCAAAATGATTGATGTCGGCCAGGTGGGCGAGATTTCCGGCATAGACCCCAGCATCATTACGTTTCTCGATAGCGGTGACTTTATCCCGGTCGTCGCGCCGATTGGCGTAGGCAAGGATGGCGAAACTTATAACATCAATGCCGATGTGGTGGCGGGCAAACTGGCTGAAATCCTTAATGCAGAAAAACTCATTTTGCTGACCAATACGCCAGGCGTGCTGGATAAAAATGGCCAGCTGCTGACCGGCCTGACACCCAAGCAAATCGATGACCTGGTAGAAGATGGCACCCTGAGTGGCGGCATGTTGCCAAAAATCGGTTCTGCGCTAGATGCGGCGCGCAGTGGCGTCAAGTCTGTGCACATCATTGATGGCCGCGTGGAGCATGCCTTGCTGCTGGAAGTGTTGACCGACGAAGGCGTGGGCACGCTGATCAAGGCGAAATAG
- the slmA gene encoding nucleoid occlusion factor SlmA translates to MATINKEARANRKQQILETLAGMLQTPRGEKVTTAALAAKLDVSEAALYRHFANKAKMFEGLIEFIESALFGVMNKITTDETDGLKQVQLMLQTMLKFAERNPGMSRVLIGDALVNEDDALQLRINQLLDRLEASLKQSLRIAEAQGHKINDAGTAANTMISFVLGRWHAFAKSGFKRKPSDNLEQHLAQLITGCLQ, encoded by the coding sequence ATGGCTACCATCAATAAAGAAGCACGCGCAAACCGTAAACAGCAAATTCTGGAAACCCTGGCAGGCATGCTGCAAACGCCACGTGGCGAAAAAGTCACCACGGCAGCCCTGGCTGCCAAACTCGATGTTTCCGAGGCGGCACTTTACCGCCACTTTGCCAACAAGGCCAAAATGTTTGAGGGCCTGATCGAGTTTATTGAAAGCGCGTTGTTTGGTGTCATGAACAAAATCACCACCGACGAAACCGATGGCCTCAAGCAAGTACAGCTGATGCTGCAAACCATGCTCAAGTTTGCCGAGCGCAATCCCGGCATGTCACGGGTGTTGATTGGCGATGCCCTGGTCAATGAAGATGACGCCTTACAATTACGTATCAACCAGTTGCTGGACAGGTTAGAAGCCAGCCTCAAGCAATCGTTGCGTATTGCCGAGGCACAGGGTCACAAAATCAATGATGCCGGCACGGCGGCCAATACCATGATCAGTTTTGTGCTGGGCCGCTGGCATGCTTTTGCCAAAAGCGGCTTCAAACGCAAACCGAGCGACAATCTTGAGCAACACTTGGCCCAGCTGATTACGGGCTGCCTGCAATAA
- the argA gene encoding amino-acid N-acetyltransferase produces the protein MLGSNIRELRKSQNLTLQQLAARMGTDASNLSRIERGEIGISEALLRAAAQALHTTPGRLYDANLTPVSLTNTPPAILSSTNSKEFVHWFRSAAPYIHAFGGSTFVIAFGGEVVSEQQFVALSHDLNLLASLEVRLVLVHGARPQIEQRLKRDHLTPKLHNGLRITDDAAMEAVKEANGAIRVEIESLLSMGIANSPMAGSDIRVASGNFVTAKPLGVRDGVDLQHTGEVRKIDAVGIQKRLDDGEMVLLSPMGYSPTGETFNLTLEDVAVSAAIALDAEKLIFLMDSEGIQNLRGELLREMTSAKARNLLRNVQESDEPIFYSEDVNYYLPAAVRACEHGVARTHLISRHIDGAIIQELFTRQGIGTMITELSLETMRQANIEDVGGILRLIEPLENEGILVRRGRERIEMEINYFYVMEHDNRVIGCAALYPFHEEKMVEFACLAIDPAYRGGGRGDKLFNYCQQQASQKGFKQLFCLTTRTEHWFLERGFSEQSVEQLPQEKLKFYNFQRKSKVFVKPL, from the coding sequence ATGCTCGGATCAAACATCAGGGAATTGCGTAAATCGCAAAATTTAACCTTGCAGCAACTGGCTGCCCGCATGGGCACAGATGCCAGCAATTTATCGCGCATTGAACGCGGCGAGATTGGCATCTCTGAAGCCCTGCTGCGCGCTGCCGCACAGGCACTGCATACCACGCCTGGCCGGCTCTATGATGCCAACCTGACCCCCGTCTCGCTGACCAACACGCCACCAGCCATCCTCTCTAGCACGAATAGCAAAGAGTTTGTGCATTGGTTTCGCTCTGCGGCGCCTTATATCCACGCCTTTGGCGGCAGCACCTTTGTCATTGCATTTGGCGGAGAAGTCGTCAGTGAACAACAGTTTGTGGCGCTTTCGCACGACCTCAACCTGCTGGCCAGCCTCGAAGTCAGACTGGTATTAGTCCATGGTGCCCGGCCGCAAATTGAGCAACGCCTGAAACGTGACCACCTCACCCCCAAACTGCATAACGGCTTGCGGATCACCGATGATGCCGCCATGGAGGCGGTAAAAGAAGCCAATGGTGCCATCCGGGTAGAGATTGAATCACTGTTATCCATGGGCATTGCCAACTCGCCGATGGCAGGCAGCGACATCCGTGTTGCCAGTGGTAATTTTGTCACCGCCAAACCCTTGGGCGTACGCGACGGTGTGGATCTGCAACATACCGGCGAAGTGCGCAAGATTGATGCGGTCGGCATCCAGAAACGGCTGGACGATGGTGAGATGGTGTTGTTGTCGCCCATGGGCTACTCCCCCACCGGCGAGACCTTTAACCTGACCCTGGAAGATGTCGCGGTGAGTGCCGCGATTGCGCTGGATGCAGAAAAACTGATTTTCCTGATGGACTCAGAAGGCATCCAGAACCTGCGCGGCGAATTGTTGCGCGAAATGACCTCGGCCAAGGCGCGCAACCTGCTACGTAACGTGCAGGAAAGTGATGAGCCGATTTTTTATTCTGAGGACGTCAATTATTACCTGCCCGCCGCCGTGCGTGCCTGCGAGCATGGCGTGGCCAGAACCCACCTGATCTCACGCCACATTGATGGCGCCATTATTCAGGAGCTGTTTACGCGCCAGGGCATAGGCACCATGATCACCGAACTGTCACTGGAAACCATGCGCCAGGCCAATATCGAAGATGTAGGCGGCATTTTGCGGTTGATTGAACCCCTGGAGAATGAGGGCATTCTGGTGCGGCGCGGCCGCGAACGCATCGAGATGGAGATCAACTATTTTTATGTGATGGAACACGATAACCGCGTCATCGGTTGCGCGGCTTTATATCCGTTTCACGAGGAAAAAATGGTCGAGTTCGCCTGCCTGGCGATAGATCCCGCTTACCGTGGCGGTGGCCGCGGTGACAAGCTGTTTAACTATTGCCAGCAGCAAGCCAGTCAAAAAGGCTTTAAACAGCTTTTCTGCCTGACCACCCGCACCGAGCACTGGTTTCTGGAGCGCGGCTTTAGCGAACAAAGCGTGGAGCAACTGCCGCAAGAGAAACTCAAGTTCTATAATTTCCAGCGCAAGTCCAAGGTATTTGTGAAACCTTTGTAA
- a CDS encoding Tim44-like domain-containing protein produces MKQFWKLLMVLMVCMSLFSGVAEAKRLGGGGSFGKNRPAPAKQMQRAPEATPQPAPAAAPRNGMSKWMGPLAGLAIGAGLATLFSHGGLGDFANNFSTLLMVVAGFALLMFLVRRFKNAQASPPQYAGAGAPYAPAGFQSESAYNASAASTIKADIPADFPVDSFLRGAKASFIRLQAANDRKDIQDIREYTTPEVYAEISLQLQERGDAPQITEVLNIDAELIEVVTEGAYTIASVRYSGQLRENNAAIEHINEIWHLQKALEPSNAPWLLAGIQQA; encoded by the coding sequence ATGAAACAGTTTTGGAAGCTATTGATGGTGTTGATGGTCTGCATGAGTTTGTTCTCTGGTGTGGCAGAGGCCAAGCGATTGGGCGGTGGCGGCAGTTTTGGTAAAAATCGGCCTGCGCCTGCCAAACAAATGCAACGTGCGCCCGAAGCGACGCCACAACCAGCCCCTGCGGCTGCACCACGTAACGGGATGAGCAAATGGATGGGGCCATTGGCCGGTCTTGCCATTGGTGCCGGCTTGGCAACCCTGTTTTCACACGGTGGATTAGGCGATTTTGCCAATAATTTCAGCACATTATTGATGGTGGTTGCAGGCTTTGCCTTGCTGATGTTTTTAGTGCGTCGCTTCAAAAATGCGCAAGCCTCGCCGCCGCAATACGCCGGCGCAGGCGCACCGTACGCCCCCGCCGGATTTCAATCTGAATCCGCATACAACGCCAGCGCTGCATCCACAATAAAAGCTGATATTCCTGCCGATTTTCCGGTGGATAGTTTTTTACGTGGTGCCAAAGCTTCATTTATTCGTCTGCAAGCCGCCAACGACCGCAAAGACATCCAAGACATTCGTGAATACACCACCCCTGAGGTCTATGCTGAAATCAGCCTGCAATTGCAAGAACGCGGCGATGCCCCACAAATAACCGAGGTATTGAATATTGATGCCGAGCTGATTGAGGTGGTCACTGAAGGCGCTTACACCATTGCCAGTGTGCGTTACTCGGGTCAGTTGCGCGAAAACAATGCTGCGATTGAACACATCAATGAAATCTGGCACTTGCAAAAAGCGCTAGAGCCAAGCAATGCGCCATGGTTATTGGCAGGGATTCAGCAAGCCTGA
- a CDS encoding glutathione S-transferase family protein, producing MAEIILYSNKLSRGRAVHWLLEELGIAYQAVWLDFGPAMKKADYLAINPMGKVPALQHGGAVVTETAAILTYLADTFADKGLIPAAGTPERAAFYRWMFFIAGPLEAATTAEFLGWQAPEKTPLGTPCQAFLGFGSLTLTLDTLESHLRQHAYVCGDQFTAADVYLATHLAFGIRYTKAYPPRAVFDDYLNRLLHRPAKLRADAL from the coding sequence ATGGCTGAGATTATTTTATACAGCAACAAACTGTCGCGTGGCCGTGCCGTGCACTGGCTGCTCGAAGAGTTGGGCATTGCGTATCAGGCGGTGTGGCTGGACTTTGGTCCGGCCATGAAAAAAGCAGACTACCTGGCCATCAACCCCATGGGCAAAGTACCTGCCCTCCAGCATGGCGGGGCCGTGGTCACCGAGACGGCTGCGATCCTGACCTATCTGGCAGACACGTTTGCCGACAAGGGCTTGATTCCAGCCGCAGGCACCCCGGAAAGGGCCGCTTTTTACCGCTGGATGTTTTTTATCGCCGGTCCGTTGGAAGCGGCAACCACGGCTGAGTTTCTGGGCTGGCAAGCGCCGGAAAAAACACCTTTGGGTACGCCTTGTCAGGCTTTTCTGGGCTTTGGCTCACTGACACTGACGCTAGATACCCTGGAATCGCATTTACGCCAGCATGCCTATGTGTGTGGCGACCAGTTCACCGCCGCCGATGTCTATCTGGCGACCCATTTGGCGTTTGGCATACGTTACACCAAAGCCTATCCACCACGTGCCGTCTTTGACGACTACTTAAACCGCCTGCTGCACCGCCCGGCCAAATTGCGGGCAGATGCCCTTTAA
- a CDS encoding nuclear transport factor 2 family protein, with protein METRPPLPPFTLETAMQKVRMAEDAWNSRDPDRVIQVYTEDTVWRNRAEFPVGRAEVHQFLTRKWARELDYRLIKEIWAFLDNKIAVRFAYEWHDDAGNWYRSYGNENWMFNDAGLMMQRHASINDLPIKEADRKFFWPLGRRPDEHPGLTALGL; from the coding sequence ATGGAAACCCGCCCACCCTTACCGCCCTTTACCCTGGAAACTGCCATGCAAAAAGTACGCATGGCCGAAGATGCCTGGAACAGCCGCGACCCGGATCGCGTGATCCAGGTCTACACGGAAGATACGGTTTGGCGTAACCGTGCCGAGTTTCCAGTAGGGCGCGCAGAGGTGCATCAGTTTTTAACGCGCAAATGGGCGCGCGAACTGGATTACCGTTTGATCAAGGAAATCTGGGCGTTTCTGGATAACAAGATTGCTGTGCGCTTTGCCTACGAGTGGCACGACGACGCGGGCAATTGGTATCGCAGCTACGGTAATGAAAACTGGATGTTTAACGACGCCGGGCTGATGATGCAGCGCCATGCCAGTATTAACGACCTGCCGATTAAAGAAGCAGACCGCAAATTCTTCTGGCCCCTGGGCAGACGCCCGGATGAGCATCCCGGACTGACCGCACTGGGTTTATAA
- a CDS encoding AEC family transporter, with translation MFQVMLQMALLIMAGMLWQRWAPSHITALSHRRALTDLVFYVLLPALVLNILWQAPFDLSAVKIALTAVCRLMVAASCMWLVLQLLQRLMTVTRAQQGALMLAATFPNATYLGLPVTSEVLGDWTHEIVLKFDLFACTPILLSLGMLMAQHFGHAEQRSHPLKELMRVPPLWALLLAAILNLCNIPQPVMVAHALHTLAGGVVPLMLIALGMSIRWDTFKLKFMPLLLLVCAIGLCVAPLVTWCFAQWLGISGDTLTACILLAAMPTMVFGIIICERYHLDGALYAAAVFLSTLLSIASLSVWFAALQP, from the coding sequence ATGTTTCAAGTCATGCTGCAAATGGCCTTGCTGATTATGGCAGGCATGCTCTGGCAACGGTGGGCGCCCTCGCACATCACAGCCCTGTCGCACCGTCGTGCACTGACAGATCTGGTGTTTTATGTGCTATTGCCAGCCTTGGTGCTCAATATCTTATGGCAAGCACCGTTTGATTTAAGTGCAGTCAAAATTGCGCTGACTGCCGTGTGCCGCTTGATGGTCGCGGCCTCGTGCATGTGGCTGGTACTGCAATTATTGCAACGTCTGATGACCGTGACCCGTGCCCAGCAAGGCGCACTGATGCTGGCGGCCACCTTCCCGAACGCGACCTACCTTGGACTACCGGTGACCAGCGAGGTATTGGGCGACTGGACGCATGAAATTGTGCTCAAGTTTGATCTGTTTGCCTGCACGCCGATCTTACTCAGCCTGGGCATGCTCATGGCGCAACATTTTGGCCATGCTGAACAACGCTCGCACCCGCTCAAGGAACTCATGCGCGTGCCACCGCTATGGGCCTTGCTCTTGGCGGCCATCCTCAATCTGTGCAACATTCCGCAACCGGTCATGGTTGCACATGCCTTGCATACCCTGGCGGGGGGCGTGGTGCCCTTGATGTTGATTGCACTGGGCATGAGCATCCGCTGGGATACTTTTAAACTGAAATTCATGCCCTTGTTATTGCTCGTGTGTGCCATTGGCCTGTGCGTCGCACCGCTGGTGACCTGGTGCTTTGCACAATGGCTGGGCATCTCGGGTGACACCCTGACCGCCTGCATTTTGCTGGCTGCCATGCCGACCATGGTATTTGGCATTATCATCTGCGAGCGCTATCACCTGGATGGCGCACTGTATGCCGCGGCCGTGTTTTTGAGTACCCTGCTCAGCATCGCCAGCCTGTCAGTATGGTTTGCAGCATTGCAGCCCTGA
- the cfa gene encoding cyclopropane fatty acyl phospholipid synthase — translation MPKTTTNYYLSAHPAPPDTLASLLAGAGITINGNAPWDIQVYEESVYRDVLTKGSLGLGQAFIEGRWGCNRLDEFFHRVMRADLDEKMGGTARLKLLAEIIRHTLFNLQAPHRAYQVAQQHYDIGNDVFEAMLDSSMSYSCGYWQHAQTLEEAQRHKLDMICQKLDLQPGDRVLEIGCGWGGLAKHMAQHYGVQVLGITVSVEQQALARERCAGLPVDIQLKDYRELHGQFDKIVSVGMFEHVGQKNYETYFATAQRLLKDNGLFLLHTIGNHKTALHTDAWIDRYIFPNGKLPSASEITGAIEEKFLIEDWHNFGPDYDRTLMAWWDKFNRAWPELQFKYDESFYRMWKYYLMCCAGYFRARQGQLWQLVLSKRQSNRVYRSIRPQPVS, via the coding sequence ATGCCGAAAACCACGACCAACTATTACCTCAGTGCGCATCCCGCGCCACCGGATACGCTGGCCAGTTTGCTGGCGGGCGCCGGGATCACGATTAATGGCAACGCGCCCTGGGATATCCAGGTGTATGAAGAAAGCGTCTACCGCGATGTGTTGACCAAAGGCTCGCTCGGACTGGGACAGGCGTTTATCGAGGGCCGCTGGGGCTGCAACCGGCTGGACGAGTTTTTCCATCGCGTCATGCGGGCGGACCTGGATGAAAAAATGGGCGGGACGGCCAGACTCAAATTATTGGCTGAGATCATTCGTCATACCCTGTTTAACCTGCAAGCGCCGCACCGGGCTTATCAGGTGGCGCAGCAACACTACGATATTGGCAATGATGTGTTTGAAGCCATGCTGGATTCGAGCATGAGTTACTCTTGCGGCTACTGGCAACATGCGCAAACGCTGGAAGAAGCCCAGCGTCACAAGCTGGATATGATTTGCCAAAAGCTGGATTTGCAACCCGGTGACCGCGTACTGGAAATCGGCTGTGGCTGGGGCGGGCTGGCCAAACATATGGCACAACACTATGGGGTGCAGGTGCTCGGCATCACGGTGTCAGTTGAGCAACAGGCCTTAGCCAGAGAACGTTGTGCAGGATTGCCGGTGGATATCCAGCTCAAGGACTACCGCGAGTTGCATGGTCAATTCGACAAAATTGTCTCGGTTGGCATGTTTGAGCATGTGGGCCAAAAGAACTACGAAACGTATTTTGCCACCGCACAGCGCTTGCTTAAGGATAACGGGCTGTTTTTGTTGCATACCATCGGCAATCATAAAACCGCCCTGCATACCGACGCCTGGATAGACCGCTATATTTTTCCGAATGGCAAATTGCCGTCGGCCAGCGAAATCACTGGGGCGATTGAAGAAAAGTTTTTAATTGAAGACTGGCATAACTTCGGACCGGATTATGACCGCACCCTGATGGCCTGGTGGGACAAATTCAACCGTGCCTGGCCTGAATTGCAGTTTAAATATGATGAAAGTTTTTACCGGATGTGGAAATACTACCTGATGTGTTGTGCAGGCTATTTCCGCGCCCGGCAAGGGCAACTCTGGCAGCTGGTATTGAGCAAACGGCAGAGCAACCGTGTCTATCGCTCAATCCGCCCGCAGCCAGTCAGTTGA
- a CDS encoding pyrimidine 5'-nucleotidase produces MTRRVWIFDLDDTLHNASAHIFPVMNRAMTQYIQDHLQLDEPAACALRQHYWQVYGATLKGLMRHHGVNPHHFLAETHAFLTDEMVHTTKQLRQLLQQLPGRKCVFTNAPRHYALRVLQVLGIEDCFSLVFSVESSGFHAKPSVRGFQLLLRQLKCRAADCTLFEDSLPALMTAKRLGMRTVWISRKLRKPNFVQYRLAHMLALTHSGLKKGPLYIPAAGE; encoded by the coding sequence ATGACGCGCAGGGTGTGGATTTTTGACCTGGACGACACCCTGCACAACGCCTCGGCGCACATCTTCCCGGTGATGAACCGCGCCATGACCCAATATATCCAGGATCACTTGCAGCTGGATGAACCAGCCGCCTGCGCCTTGCGCCAGCATTACTGGCAGGTCTATGGCGCCACCCTCAAAGGGCTGATGCGCCACCACGGGGTCAACCCGCATCATTTTCTTGCAGAAACCCATGCCTTTCTGACGGACGAAATGGTGCATACCACCAAACAGCTCAGACAATTATTGCAGCAACTGCCGGGACGTAAATGCGTCTTCACCAACGCACCGCGTCACTATGCGTTGCGCGTGCTGCAAGTGCTGGGCATTGAGGATTGCTTTTCACTGGTCTTCAGTGTGGAATCCAGTGGCTTTCACGCCAAGCCCAGCGTGCGCGGGTTTCAATTGCTGCTACGCCAGCTTAAATGCCGTGCGGCAGATTGCACCTTGTTTGAAGACAGCCTGCCCGCACTGATGACGGCCAAACGGCTGGGGATGCGCACGGTGTGGATCAGCCGCAAGTTACGCAAACCAAACTTTGTGCAATATAGGTTAGCGCATATGTTGGCGCTCACTCACAGCGGCCTGAAAAAAGGGCCGCTTTACATTCCCGCCGCCGGTGAATAA